In one window of Camelina sativa cultivar DH55 chromosome 15, Cs, whole genome shotgun sequence DNA:
- the LOC104747834 gene encoding probable transcription factor At1g11510 isoform X1 gives MSSEESSSSEEDAPSAAKPAPAAQSGSEEGEESASSEEDAPSAAKPAPAAQSGSEEGEESSSDEEDAPSAAKPAFAAQSGSEEGEDAPSVAKPTPAAQSGSQEREAMEVVTTKRSRESSSDEDKGAKRIKERKPYFHKVWTEDDEIALLQGMVDHNNDTVRVYDNLKEKFSFECTRVQFMEKIRHLKQKYLKNVAKVKNGNDPTFLKAHDHKVFHLSKSVFGKKSKNIVGKNVESSSSLVGALVGFGMNELGAEEGLSKLSSEDKKRFEEQLKTLQSRELKFHLKKAKFFHQLLRRMDEASS, from the exons ATGTCGTCGGAGGAATCTTCGTCGTCGGAAGAAG ATGCACCATCAGCCGCCAAGCCTGCTCCCGCCGCTCAATCTGGATCCGAAGAAGGTGAGGAATCTGCATCGTCGGAAGAAGATGCACCATCAGCCGCCAAGCCTGCTCCCGCCGCTCAATCTGGATCCGAAGAAGGTGAGGAATCTTCTTCGGATGAAGAAGATGCACCATCAGCCGCCAAGCCTGCTTTCGCCGCTCAATCTGGATCCGAAGAAGGTGAGGATGCACCATCAGTCGCCAAGCCTACTCCCGCCGCTCAATCTGGATCCCAAGAACGTGAAGCCATGGAGGTTGTGACAACCAAGCGCTCGCGTGAGTCATCTTCAGATGAAGACAAAGGAGCGAAGAGGATCAAGGAAAGGAAACCTTATTTCCATAAAGTTTGGactgaagatgatgagattgcCCTTTTGCAAGGTATGGTTGATCACAACAATGATACTGTTAGGGTTTATGATAATCTAAAGGAGAAGTTTAGCTTTGAATGTACTAGGGTTCAATTTATGGAAAAGATTAGGCACCTTAAGCAGAAGTATCTAAAAAATGTTGCTAAAGTCAAGAATGGTAATGATCCAACATTTTTGAAAGCCCATGATCACAAGGTCTTTCACTTGTCTAAGTCTGTTTTTGGAAAGAAGTCAAAGAACATTGTTGGAAAGAAtgttgagtcttcttcttctcttgttggaGCTTTAGTGGGTTTTGGTATGAATGAACTTGGGGCTGAAGAAGGTCTAAGTAAGCTTTCTTCAGAGGATAAGAAGAGATTTGAGGAGCAGTTGAAGACTTTGCAGTCTAGAGAATTAAAGTTTCACTTGAAGAAGGCCAAGTTTTTTCATCAACTCTTAAGAAGGATGGATGAAGCCTCTAGTTAG
- the LOC104747834 gene encoding probable transcription factor At1g11510 isoform X2, producing the protein MSSEESSSSEEDAPSAAKPAPAAQSGSEEGEESSSSEEHAPSAAKPAPAAQSGSEEGEESASSEEDAPSAAKPAPAAQSGSEEGEESSSDEEDAPSAAKPAFAAQSGSEEGEDAPSVAKPTPAAQSGSQEREAMEVVTTKRSRESSSDEDKGAKRIKERKPYFHKVWTEDDEIALLQVGFGMNELGAEEGLSKLSSEDKKRFEEQLKTLQSRELKFHLKKAKFFHQLLRRMDEASS; encoded by the exons ATGTCGTCGGAGGAATCTTCGTCGTCGGAAGAAGATGCACCATCAGCCGCCAAGCCTGCTCCCGCCGCTCAATCTGGATCCGAAGAAGGTGAGGAATCTTCTTCGTCGGAAGAACATGCACCATCAGCCGCCAAGCCTGCTCCCGCCGCTCAATCTGGATCCGAAGAAGGTGAGGAATCTGCATCGTCGGAAGAAGATGCACCATCAGCCGCCAAGCCTGCTCCCGCCGCTCAATCTGGATCCGAAGAAGGTGAGGAATCTTCTTCGGATGAAGAAGATGCACCATCAGCCGCCAAGCCTGCTTTCGCCGCTCAATCTGGATCCGAAGAAGGTGAGGATGCACCATCAGTCGCCAAGCCTACTCCCGCCGCTCAATCTGGATCCCAAGAACGTGAAGCCATGGAGGTTGTGACAACCAAGCGCTCGCGTGAGTCATCTTCAGATGAAGACAAAGGAGCGAAGAGGATCAAGGAAAGGAAACCTTATTTCCATAAAGTTTGGactgaagatgatgagattgcCCTTTTGCAAG TGGGTTTTGGTATGAATGAACTTGGGGCTGAAGAAGGTCTAAGTAAGCTTTCTTCAGAGGATAAGAAGAGATTTGAGGAGCAGTTGAAGACTTTGCAGTCTAGAGAATTAAAGTTTCACTTGAAGAAGGCCAAGTTTTTTCATCAACTCTTAAGAAGGATGGATGAAGCCTCTAGTTAG